The genome window CCTGCCCATTGAGCCACTCGTCGGACAGCGTGGCTCCGACGTCAAAAGGCACGCCGCTCGCGATCAACAACGCGAGCAACGCGAATGCCGCGACCCTCTCGATCGTCTGGCGTGCCCGAATCTGCGCGCGGGCGAGCATACCGCCGATGCGTGACACCACCTCGACCAGGCCGAGCGCAGCCAACGTGAACAACGCCAAGTACAGGGTGATGCCGGCCTCGACGAGTGGATCGCGCAGGAGCCAGAAGAATGGGATGTGCTGGTACAAGAAAGCGTTCGCCTCACCGAAGGGTGCGTGATAGCCTTTGGCCAGGAATGCCGACACGGCGAGCACCGCGAACAACGCAGCAAGGCGACGCCGGTATGGGCTCAACACCGACGCAAGCGCGAAGACAAGCGGCGCGAAGACGAGCTCCCGAAGCGGCGCGCGCTCGTACATCCAGAACCACGGAGCATACTCGCGGTAGTCGAGCGACCAAATGGCTTTCATCGACAGCAGATTCAACAGGCTCGCGCGCCGGTCGACCCATGCCCACCCTATGGGACCCTCGAAAGTCTGCGACGCCGCGCCGCCACCGCCGAGCGTGACGATCACCTGGTACGCCCACCAACCGTTGATCGCAAGGCTGAACATCACGCCGAGAGCCAGGCCCACGGCCGTTTGCCGGAATGTCCGCCAGACCACCCAGCCCGCGACGATCCATCCCGCAGCCCACGCCAAGAAATACGCGGCGATCGGCGGCGTGCCCGCGATCATCATGACGCCGAGGCTCATCAGCCCGCATTCGGCCGCGAATCGTAACGGCGAGATGGGTTGGCGCAGTCGCCGGACGAGCCAACCGGCGGCAAGCGGGAAAAACCCGATCGCAAATGCGTCGATGTAGTTGAGAAACGTCGTCGCGTTGTACAATGATAGCGGCAGCGCGAGGCCGGCGATCAACGCGACGACCGGGCGCTCGGGGAAAAGGCCCCGCACGAAATACGCGGTGCCTATGCCTTCAAAGATCAGCAACGCGGTGTAGAACGTGAACTGCTGCAGCGGCGGGGGGAATCCGATGTGGGCCAGGAGTCCGCACAGCGCCGCCGGCAGTATCCCTTCGGGATTGAAGCTGGTAGAACCAAGACCGCTGACGGAGATCGACCACAACGATAGGGCATAGGCAAGATGCTGGTTGCCGGGAATGGCGTAGCCCGGCCACAAGTCGCCCAGCGCTATGAGCCCGTTTCGGTGGAACGCACCGAAGGCTGCGAGAAACAGAGTCACGCCGACGATGCCGTATGGCATCGCCATCGCTCGCAAGCGATCGACAAACGTCACTCGCTCAGCTTCAGTTCTACTGAAAAGCGCACGCGACGGCGATTCGCGGTGAGCTTGCGGTTTTCCAGCATGAGAGGGATGCGCTGCTGAGCATGGGTAAAGTACGGTCGGTGAACGCGGGTCTCGTTTCGATCATCGTCACGACCAAGAATTCGGAGCGCACGCTGCGCGCGTGCCTTTCGAGCGCGCGCGGGCAGACATATCCGGATGTCGAAATCATCGTGGTCGACAATGACTCGACCGATGACACCATGCGCATTGCCCGCGAATTTGCCGATTCCGTCGTGCAGGGCGGCCCAGAGCGGTCGGCACAGCGCAACATCGGCATCCGCGAGGCGCGCGGTGCGTGGGTGCTCGTGCTCGATTCGGACATGGTCCTTGATCCCGACGTGGTCGCCGAATCGGTTGCGGCAGCCAAGCAGTGCAATGCAGCGGGTGTCGTCGTCCCGGAGTTCTCATTCGGCGAAGGCTTTTGGGGCGCGTGCAAGATCCTCGAGCGCTCATTTTACACGAACGACGGGATCGTCACCGCTGCGAGATTCTTCGACCGTGAAACAGTTGTCTCGCTCGGAGGATACGATGAATCGCTGACCGGCCCCGAGGATTGGGACATGTCGATCCGCGTGTGCGGCAGTCCCGCGACCGTATTCGCGCAGACGCGCATCCTTCATGATGAAGGGCGGCATTCGCTCGGATCGCTCTTTGTGAGAAAATTCTACTACGGCAGAAGCATGCCTCGATTTATCCGAAAACACGGCGCAAGCGCTCTATGCCGGCTCAACCCGTTTCGGGGCGCGCTGCTTCGCAATTTCTTTCATATCTTCAAGAATCCGGTGCTCGGATGCGGCCTCGTGGTGATAAAGATGGTCGAATCGACCGGCGGTTTTCTCGGCATGCTGGATGGACGCGTTCGCTCGAGCGACGCCGTGTACCGCAAGGCTTAGCCGTGAACCCGCCGACCTGGAAGCGAGTGCAGCTGAACTGTAACTCGACTTGCTCACGCTTGCTTCAAAAGATCCATTGGATCGGTGTCTTTGGGCGGAAACGCGAATGAACGCTTCGCTCGCTCGATTTTTCCGCGCTCTGCCCTCGCCGGTACAGGGATTCATCCGCTCACTCATCGAGATATGGCCGGGCGTGCTCACGTATCACCAGGACGGCCTGGCGACCCGCCATTCGAGCGACTTTCTCGCCGAAGCGCGCTTCAGACGCGCTTATGCTGCGGGTGCGGCCACGAAATCGTGGGGAGAGGTGGACGTTCAATGGCGCGCATACGTGTGCTGTTGGGCTGCTTCCCACGCCGCGCGCCTCGAGGGGGACTTCGTGGAGTGTGGCGTCAATCGTGGCGCCAACGCACGCGCGATCGTCGACTATCTCGACTTTGCTCGATTGCCGAAGACGTTCTATCTGCTGGACCTGTTTGCTGACTCCGACCCTAGTGGCTCCGGTGATGACCTCTACGAGGACGTCATCAGGACATTCCGCGACTTCCCAAATGTGCGGCTCGTGCGCGGGCGGATCCCGGGCACCCTTCCGATGGTCACACCCGCGAAGGTCTGTTTCCTGGCGATCGACATGAATGATGCCGGGCCCGAGATTGCAGCCGCCGAGCATTTTTGGGATATTCTCGTGCCGGGCGCTATCATCGTGCTCGACGACTACGGTGATCGTCTTTTTTGGCGTCAAAAGGTCGCGTTTGATCATTTCGCTCAGCGAGTCGGCGTGGAGGTGCTCTCCCTGCCCACCGGCCAGGGGCTCATTCTAAAACCGGGATGATCCTTCGCCGAATCACAGCCATGGGCGCCGAGCGGCTCTATGCAGGCCTGGCGGTCGTTGCCATCTTCGCTGTCGCTTTCCATTGGTGGCGCCCAGGCTATACCATCAGCGGCGGCGACAGTGTCTATCCGCCGGATCCGTTCCACCAACTGCTCGTGAGTTTCTCTGCGTGGAATCACTCCCCCAGCATTTTGGGCTCCGCATCGGGGGGAAGCGCGTCGGCTCCGTTCCTACTCGTTCTCGGCGTGCTGAGGCTCATGTTCGGCAGCAGTCTCGCGCAGATTATCGCTCTAAGCCTCCTCCAGACGGGCGCTTGGTTAGGAATGCAAGCATTTCTCCGGCAGTTACGGGCCTCCGCGGGGGCCGCCGCGATTGGGGCAACGTTCTACGTGTTCAACCAGTGGTCGATCCAGTTTTTCGGCTTCAACTATGCACTGGAAATCCTGATGATCTTGCTGCCGATCGCGGGTGTCTTGGCGCTGCGGTTCAACCCCCCGCGCGCGCGCGTGCTCTCGTTTTGCTTCGTGCTCCTCGTTGCGATACCGTGCGCCCCGCTGGGGGTCAACCCGGCACTCATCCTGCTGGCGCTTTTCGGCTTCGCATCGCTCGCTGGCCTCGCATTTCTGCTGTCGCTTCACCGGCGTGAATTCACCCGTTGGATGCTGGGCACGCTGGGACTCTCTCTGGTCGCCGCCGCCTGGTGGCTCCTTCCTATCTGTTGGCAATATCTGGACAGCCTCCATACCTTCGTGCTTTCGCCAAGCGCCTGGTCCTGGGTGATCGCGCGATCGTCGATCCTCAACAACTTGCGATGGACTCCGATGTGGCAGTGGAGGTCGGGCTACACGCCATACGCGCCTGTCGTCGATGGCTCTCCGCTGCTGTATGCGGCCGAGTTCGCGTCGATCGCCGCACTGTGTCTCGCACTAGCGTTTAGCACCGGCGAGCAGAGACGAATCCTTAGGTATAGCGCCCTCATGGTGGCCGCCGCGATCATCATCTCCAAGGGATTGCATCCGCCGGCGACGTGGTTCAACGAGTTGCTCTACAAGGTGCCCGGGATGTTCCTGTTCCGCGAACCGACTAGCAAAGCGCCGCTCATCGGTTTGATTTTCGCGAGCGTCGGGCTAGCACTATGCTACGACGTAGTCGCAGCTCGCATACGCCGAGCTGCCGGTCGCCTTGTGCTCGCCACGGCATTGATCGTACCGCTGATCCTGTCGGCGTACCCTGCCGTCACTAGGGACAGAGACGCGACGGACGACATACGATCCCATTACACCCGCGTTCCGGGCTACTGGCTCGACGCCATTGACTATCTCAATGCGCAGCCAGACTTCGCGGGAATCCTCATGCTCCCACCCGTTTCATACTATCAGGTGAACTATGGGTGGTTTTATGGGAGTGATGGCATCACGACCGCGCTCCTGAACAAGCCCATCGATCGTCTGGTCAGCCAGGACCTGTATTCAATCTCGCCCCAGCGGCTAGCGTTGAATTCCCGCATTCGGACTGCGCTCTTCTCGGGTTCGCCCTTGCTCGGGCGCATGCTCGGCGACATGGGGATCGGTTACGTCCTGTACCGCGGCGACGTCGTTGGCGATCCGCGGGATCTTGTGTCGCGTGACGCGCTGCGCTCCGAACTCGGTCGAGCAGAAGAGCGACGCTTCGGACCGTTGGCGGTCTTCACGTTCCCGCATCGTCCGCGCGTCAACATGTCTGCGCGCTGGATCGAGCAGACTGGGCGTTCCCTTGAGGCTGGAGACGAGCTCGAACTGCGCGCGCTCGAGGAGACGCTGCCGCGTCTGAGCGCATCCGCAAGTACGCCGCTATGGTCGCCGGCGCTGGTGGAATCGATCGACGATTCGGCGAGCTCCGACCGGCTCGTCAGCGTGCACAACTCCGTGACCGGTCGTTTGACCGGAACGAGGACTCGCCTCGCCGCGTCGTTTCTTGGATCCGATTTTGCACGGCGTGAAGTGGTGGTGAGCCGGTTGAAACCGCTCGCTTGGAGCCACGCTATCGGGTGCGTCGCGGTCTTCCAGGCGCTCCACGACCTTGACGCAGATGTGCGCTCGTATCGGGTGTTCAACGCGTCGTTTTATCCGATTAAGACGACCCTAGCGATCCTCGTTCGACCTCAGGCTGACCGGGTGTATGCCTTGAGATATGGCGACGGCCGGGCCTCGCGGGCGTTGGCAGCAAGCCGATTTCCCGTTTGGCTCGAATTTCAGAGCGTGCGGATACAGCCGGGAGAAACATCGCTGGTTCTTGGATCTGAACCCGGACGAGGCGGGGAACGCCTGCCGGCCTACGAGGGCGGAGAGAACCTCGGGGCTGTGCACGTCGCGTGCCCGCAGTTTTTCGTTCGATTGCCACGGCCCGATACTGGAAGCATCGCTTTTGATCCGAAGCACCCGCTCGTCAGTCTCGGCGGAATTCCGCTCGCTCTGACTCTTGCCGACGAACCTTGGGTCTCCATTTCGGCGAGGGAGGACCCCAATGCGCGCGTCAATTATGGAGTGGTGTGGCTGGTGGAAGTTCGCAGCAAGCGCTACACGGTGTACCAGCGCACGAACGTGTCGGTTACTCCCGCAAGCACCGTCGACGCTATTGAAGCAACGCTGGCGCAAGCAGGAGTGAAGGTCACGGCGAACGACTTCGCGGCGATTCGCGTTCTCGGCGTGCAGGTGGTCGCCAGTGCGTGGGAATGGCAGCCTAAGGGGACGATCGCTTTTTCAAATGTTCGCATCGGCTGGACTGATCGAGGAGCGGCGTCGGCGCGAGGCGGAGGACTGAAGCTGATCGCAAGAGTCGACGGCAGGCGCATCGAAGCGGATGACGCCGCCGGCTCGGTCGTGCAATCCGTCGTCCAGGGCTCGATATCGGGTGACGTCGCGGCTTCGATCGAACGTGTCGCGCGCTCGCTCTCGGTCGCGGCCTTGGGGCGGGTACTGGTCAGGGAAAGCCTTGACGCACCTGTCGCGTCCGTAGAGCAAGAAGGTTTATTGGTCGTGCACGTGCCCGCGGACGGGCCGCGATTGATCACTCTCACCGATCAGTACGACCCGGCCTGGACCGGAATCGCGTGGCGGGGCCTGCGCCCGAGCCTCTTGCCGCATATGTCGGCCGACCGATGGCGCAACGCGTTTATCGCGCCGCCTGGAAGCGCGGTGATGCTCTTCTTCCTAGGGGTGCCGCTCCAATACGTCAGCCTGCTCGCGGCGGCCGCGCTGATCGCCGCGCTCGGGCTGCGGCTACGAAGGAGACCATAGGTGCGCGCCGCGCTGGCTTGCATCGCGCTCGCGATCCTGGTGGTCGCAATCACCCTGCACGGCGTCGGCAACGAGCCGGTGGCCGAAGCGTGGGCGAATTGGACCTTTGTGTTCGTGGTAGCGGCGGCTCTGTTGCCGCAACAAGCCGACGATTGGGCGATCACGTTCGTTGTCGGCGCGATACGTCGTATGCGGGGCAGTGCGTGAAAAGTATCGCCCTCGCCGCTACCATGATCTCGCCTCCCGGGAGCATGGGCGGCAATACCAAAATCGCGCTCGAATTCGCGCGCTCGTGGGCGGAGCGCGGCATGGACGTTTGCGTCTTCACTACAGCCGACGGCGAGCGTTCATTTCGTGAATATGGTGTGGACGGCGTGCGTTTTCGAATCGTCTCGCAGGAAAGCATTTCGCGCTCCGGGCTCGTGAGGGCGCACAACCGACTGTGGCGCGAGATCCGTTCGGCCGAGCTCGGAGTTGGGCGTTTTGATGCGTCCTACTCCGCCAGCGACTTTATTCCGGATCTGATACTAGCTAGGCGCCTCCGCGATGAAGGCCTCGCGTCACGTTGGATCGGCTGCCTGTATCTGTTCGTGCCGCATCCAGCGTACGGATACGAGGGTCACTATAGCCACAAGCTTTTCGGCAGTTTCGACCCGCGCCTTGCCGCCTTCTATCCATACCAGCGCCTTACCGTTCTTCCCACGGCGCTGACCGCGGACGGCAACATGATCGCTAACGATGTCGACGCCGAGGAGTTTGTCAAGCGGGGCTACCCGCGCGAGCGCGTGCACGCGGTGTACGGCGTCGTCAACCTCGATCACATAGGCGCGCACGAAGGGGCGCCGCTCTACGATGCGGCCTTTGTCGGGCGCTTGCATCCGCAAAAAGGCTGCAAACGCCTCTTGCAAATCTGGAAGTTCGTTCTGGCCGACCTGCCCGGTTCTAAATTGGCCATCGTCGGTGTCGGCGAGCCGGCCTACGAGCGGCGCTTGCGCCAACTCGCCCGCACACTCGGCATCGAGGACTCCGTTGCGTGGATCGGGTTCCTCGAAGGGCCGCAAAAATACGCGCTGCTGCAGCGTTCGCGTGTGTTCTTGCATACGAGCGTCTACGACAACTGCGGCATGGCCGCCGCCGAGGCGCTCGCGTGCGGTCTGCCGGCGGTGACCTTCGACCTTCCGCCGCTGCGGGTCGCCTACCCACGCGGCACGTTGAAGGCGCCTATCGGCGATGAAGCTGCCTTTGCACGACAAATCGTGCGCCTGCTGTCGGACGAAGAGCTGCGGCGCCGGCTTGGGGCCGAAGGCCGTCAGGAGGTCGCCGCGTGGGATCGGCGCGCTCGCGAAAAAGATGCCACGCTCTTCATTGAGAAAGTCTTGGCCATGCCACCCATGCGGCGCGAACCGGCGCGCGCCCGACACCATACCCTCGAGGCCACGTGACGGCCGACTCGTCGGCGGCATCGGGCGCTGCGGCGTCCGCATGCCACGCCTGCGGCTCTGCCGCCGTTCGCGCTACGCACGCCGCGTCGGAGACTTTGTTCCAAATGGGCGGCGAATTCACGTATCGCGAGTGCGCCGATTGCGGCTCTTTATCGCTCGCGAACCCGCCGTCGGATGCTGCTGCATATTACCCCGCTCATTACTACCGGCACGTCGAAGCAGGCGTTTCCGAGCGGCTCAGGCCTCTCGTGAAAGCGGCGCGCGTGCTGCACGATCGCTTGGTTCCGGTCGTTTCCCCGCTCACGGGGCGGTGGGGCATCGGCTTACGAGGTGCGACCGCAGCCGACGTCCGTGTCCTAGACGGTGGATGCGGCAGCGGGCGCTTTCTGATGCGCCTGCGCGATCTTGGACTCTTGGATCTCACGGGCGTCGACCCTTATGCCGCCTTCGATGCGATTGGGAGAAACGGGAAGTCCGGTTCGCTTCGGCTGCTGCGCGAACGCATCGAGGATTTGAGAGAGACCTTCGACACGATCATGTTCAACCACACCCTCGAGCACGAGGAAGATCCGCGCGCCGAGCTCACAGCCGCCAAGGATCGCCTATCCGCTCGCGGACGAATTGTGGTTCGCGTGCCGGTGCTGGGGTATGCATGGAGACGGTACGGCCGGTGCTGGGCCCAACTTGACGCGCCGCGCCACTTCACGCTTTTCTCGAAACGCGGCCTGCTCGATTGCGCCGCCCGTGCCGGACTTAGCATCGAAAGCACTACGTACGACTCGAGCGCGTATCAGTTTTGGGCAAGCGAGGGGTACATGCGTGGCCGGTCGCCCAGAGCAGAGGCGGGGATGCTAACGCTGCGCTGGCTCATACGATGGGTTGGACGCATCCCTTGGAATGTGCGTGCTTGGCTGCTGAACGTGCGCCACGACGGCGATCAAGCCGCCTTCGTCTTGCGGCCCGCGCCTCGATAAGAAACGACGATGCACCGGCTTGGGGCCGAGCGCCACCAGGAAGTCGCTGCGTGGGATCGGCGCGCTCGCGAAAAAGATGCCACGCTCTTCATCGAGAAAGTCTTCATCATGCCATCTTCGGGTGCCGCGGCGTCCGCATGCCGCGCTTGCGGCTCTGCCGCCGTTCGCGCTACGCACGCCGCGTCGGAGACTTTGTTCCAAATGGGCGGCGAATTCACGTATCGCGAGTGCGCCGATTGCGGCTCTTTATCGCTCGCGAACCCGCCGTCGGATGCTGCTCCGTATTACCCCGCTCATTACTACCGGCATGTCGAAGCAGGCGTTTCCGAGCGGCTCAGGCCTCTCGTGAAGGCGGCGCGCGTCATGTACGATCGATTGGTCCCGGTCGTTTCCCCGCTTACGGGTCGATGGAGCATCGGCTTGCGCGGTGCGACCGCAGCCGACGTCCGTGTCCTAGACATTGGTTGCGGCAGCGGGCGCTTTCTGATACGCCTGCGCGATCTTGGACTCTTGGATCTCACGGGCGTCGACCCTTATGCCACCTTCGATGCGATTGGGAGAAACGGGAAGTCCGGCTCGCTCCGGCTGCTCCGCGGACGCACCGAGGATTTGCAAGGGACCTTCGACGCGATCATGATCAACCACACCCTCGAGCACGTTGAAGATCCGTGCGCCGAGCTCACGGCCGCCAAGGATCGCCTGGCCGCTCGCGGACGAATTGTGGTTCGCGTGCCGGTGCTGGGGTATGCATGGAGACGGTACGGCCGGTGCTGGGCCCGGTTTGATGCGCCGCGCCACTTCACGCTTTTCTCGAAACGCGGCCTGCTCGATTGCGCCGCCCGTGTCGGACTTAGCATCGACAGCATGACGTACGACTCGGATGCGTATCAGTTTTGGGCAAGCGAGGGGTACATGCGTGGCCAGTCGCCCAAATCGCAGGGGCGTATGCTGACGCTGCGCGGGCTCGCACAATCGCTAAGACGCATCCCCTGGAATGTGCGGTCTTGGCTGCTGAACGTGCGCCACGACGGCGATCAAGCCGCCTTCGTCTTGCGGCCCGCAGAGCCTCGATAAAAAAACGACGATGCGCCTTCTGATCACCGGCGGCTGCGGCTTCATCGGTTCGAACTTCATCCGCGCGGCGCTCAAGCAGCATGCCGATTGGAGCGTCGTCAACCTCGACGCGCTGACCTACGCGGGAAACGAGCGCAATCTTCGCGACGTCGAAGGTGACACTCGCTACCGCTTCGTGCACGGCGACATCTGCGACCCGGCCGACGTGCGCTCGAGCCTCGGCGAAGGTGTCCACGCGATCGTGAACTTCGCGGCGGAGACGCACGTGGATCGCAGCATCACGAGCCCGGAGGCGTTCTTGCGGACCGACGTCCTCGGCACGCACGTGCTGCTCGAGGCGGCGCGCGAATGCAAAGTCGGACGCTTTGTTCAAGTGTCGACTGACGAGGTATACGGGAGCGTCCCACACGGGCGCACGCCCGAAGGCGCGCCTCTGGCGCCGCGCAGCCCGTACGCAGCGAGCAAGGCGGGCGCAGATCTTCTCGTGCTCGCGTACGTCGAAACATATGCCCTGCCGGCGATCATCACGCGCGGCTCCAACACCTACGGGCCGTATCAACACCCCGAAAAACTCGTGCCGCTTTTCGTCACGAACCTCATCGATCGCAGGCCGGTGCCGCTCTATGGTGACGGCCTTCACGAACGCGAGTGGCTGCACGTCGACGATCACTGCAGCGCGATCGAGCACGCCCTGCTGCACGGCGTCCGAGGAGAGGTCTACAACGTCGGACCGCACGCGGGCTGCACGAACTTGGAGATGACGCAGCGGCTGCTCGCCTTGCTCGGCCTCGACGCAGGACCGTATGTGCGCCGCGTGCCGGATCGGCCCGGCCACGATCGACGTTACGCGCTGGATTGTTCCAAGCTGCTCGCGCTCGGCTGGTCGCCGCGCGTGGAGCTCGCGAGCGGGCTTGCACAAACGGTCGCTTGGTATCGCGCCAACGAGACGTGGTGGCGGCCGATCGTGGAGGGCGAGTTCGCCTCGTACTACCGTCGGCAATACTCGACGCTGGAGTCTCAATGAAAGGCGTCATCTTGGCTGGCGGTACGGGAAGCCGCATGTTACCGCTCACGCGCGTGTCGAACAAACATCTCTTACCGGTGTACGACCGCCCGATGATCTTCTATCCGATCGAAACGCTCGTACGCTCCGGCATCACCGATATCATGCTCGTCACCGGCGGCAATAGCGCAGGCGAATTCTTGCGCTTGCTTGGCAATGGAAAAGAATTCGGACTCAAGGATATCTTCTACACGTATCAAGAGGGCGATCGCGGCATCGCCGACGCCCTCAAACTCGCCGAACATTTCTCCGAGGGACAACGTGTCGTCGTGATACTCGGCGACAACGTTTTGGAAAAAGATATTACATCCCACGTCCGCGCCTTCGAAAAACAGCCGTCTGGCGCGCGCTTGCTGCTTAAAGAAGTGCCCGATCCGCAGCGCTTCGGCGTGCCGATCATACGGGATGGTCGCATCGTGCGCATCGAGGAAAAACCCTCGCGACCCCAAAGCGGGTACGCCGTCACCGGCGTGTATATGTACGATCAGCGCGTTTTCGATTTTTGCCGCGGGCTCACTCCAAGCGCGCGCGGCGAACTCGAGATCACGGACGTCAACAACGCCTACATCAAGCAGGGCGATCTTGCTTTCGACGTGCTCGACGGGTGGTGGACAGACGCCGGAACGTTCGAAAGCTATTTTCTCGCCAACAAGTTGGTCGCGGAACGACGCGGCTGGCGCCCTCCCGGCGCTTGACCGGCTGGCACAATCCGCGCATAGCGGGCAGGATGCCGGAACTCGATGGCATTCGAGCCATCGCACTCCTCATGGTGCTGGTATACCACTATCTCGGGAACATCGTGCCTGCCAAGCCGTACACCTTGCTGTGGTTCCCGATCGTCCCTCTAAGGTCGCTATCGATCGGCGTCGATCTGTTCCTCGTTCTATCCGGCTTCCTGATCGGCGGCATCCTCTTGGATGCCAGAGGATCAACCTCATATTTTGCTGCCTTCTATGGCCGGCGAATCTTTCGCATCTTCCCATTGTACTTTGATTGGTACGGGTTGTATTTGGTGCTGCTCGCGAGCGGCATCCTCAATTGGCTGCCGTCAGCCCGGGATGTCTTCGCGCCAACGATACCAGCTTGGTGGTACGCCGTGTTTCTTCAGAATGTCGCGTCGGCCCATCTTCACGATTTCGGACCGCGCTGGCTCACGGTGACGTGGTCGCTTGCTATTGAAGAGCAATTCTATGCGACTGTTCCGTTGTTGATCCGCGTCCTAAATCGCACGGCACTCCTATGGCTGTGCCTAGCCGCAATCGTTGCGGCACCGATCTTCCGATTCTCTTATGGCGCTAATTGGTTTGCGCAAAGCATGCTCACGTGGTGTCGCGCCGATGACCTGGCCCTCGGCATCCTCGCCGGGATCATCGTGCGGGAACGAGGCGCGTGGGAATGGCTGTTGTCGAAGCAAAGCGTTCTCATCGCCGGATTCGTTGGGCTGCTCGCGCTGGATGGGTACCTCAGCGTCAAAGGATTCCTCGGCCAGGGATTCCTCGAACGGACGATCTTGGGGACCGGCTGGGGGCTTCTCTTTTGGACGGGCCTGATGATCGTCGTGACCGGAGCGTCTCCTCTCATACGGAGCGTGCTGTCATCCCCGATCTTGCGCTATGTCGGAAAGGTTTCGTTTGCCGTCTATATCTTTCACCAGCCGCTGCTCTATTTGTTGCACAACGTGTTTTTCAAAGCAGCCCCGGTGATCACCGGCTTCCCGACCTTTGGCGTGACACTGTTGTCGCTCGCGCTAGCCTTCGGCCTCGCCGACCTCTCTTGGCGCTTCTTCGAGCATCCGCTCATCAGATGGGCCCATGCGCGTTTTCGTTATGAAGACGGCGTTGCGCTCAAGGGAACGCTTCAGCCACTCCCCCGCGGCGGCGCCACGTAACGAATGAGCGCGACACCGTACCACGACGCGGGGAGACTGCGACGCTGAAACTTCACATCGGCGCGCGGTTGGCTGCATACGCGCTTCTCGCGACGCTGCTCTTGGTGCCCCTTCTCGCGCGTCCGCATGCATGCGCTTTCGGCCTGCATGACTGGAGCTTTCCATGCTTTCCCGAACAGGCGCGTCATCTGCTCGCCTATCATCTGTCGCCCTGGATCGAGCGCAACCTTGGGCAGCCAAGCGCGCTGCCGCATGCCAATCCCCTTGCTGCGCTTCTATACCTGGCGGCTTACTTCGCGCCGGATATGGTGCTGCGCGCCGCGCTATGGCTGTTTCTTTTCGCGGGTGCGGTGGGGGCGGACATCGCTGCCGCGCGCTTGTTCGGCGCTAGCGCGCCCATGGCGCGGCTTGCCGCGGGCCTACTCT of Candidatus Tumulicola sp. contains these proteins:
- a CDS encoding glycosyltransferase family 4 protein: MKSIALAATMISPPGSMGGNTKIALEFARSWAERGMDVCVFTTADGERSFREYGVDGVRFRIVSQESISRSGLVRAHNRLWREIRSAELGVGRFDASYSASDFIPDLILARRLRDEGLASRWIGCLYLFVPHPAYGYEGHYSHKLFGSFDPRLAAFYPYQRLTVLPTALTADGNMIANDVDAEEFVKRGYPRERVHAVYGVVNLDHIGAHEGAPLYDAAFVGRLHPQKGCKRLLQIWKFVLADLPGSKLAIVGVGEPAYERRLRQLARTLGIEDSVAWIGFLEGPQKYALLQRSRVFLHTSVYDNCGMAAAEALACGLPAVTFDLPPLRVAYPRGTLKAPIGDEAAFARQIVRLLSDEELRRRLGAEGRQEVAAWDRRAREKDATLFIEKVLAMPPMRREPARARHHTLEAT
- a CDS encoding glycosyltransferase, which codes for MGKVRSVNAGLVSIIVTTKNSERTLRACLSSARGQTYPDVEIIVVDNDSTDDTMRIAREFADSVVQGGPERSAQRNIGIREARGAWVLVLDSDMVLDPDVVAESVAAAKQCNAAGVVVPEFSFGEGFWGACKILERSFYTNDGIVTAARFFDRETVVSLGGYDESLTGPEDWDMSIRVCGSPATVFAQTRILHDEGRHSLGSLFVRKFYYGRSMPRFIRKHGASALCRLNPFRGALLRNFFHIFKNPVLGCGLVVIKMVESTGGFLGMLDGRVRSSDAVYRKA
- a CDS encoding class I SAM-dependent methyltransferase, which produces MTADSSAASGAAASACHACGSAAVRATHAASETLFQMGGEFTYRECADCGSLSLANPPSDAAAYYPAHYYRHVEAGVSERLRPLVKAARVLHDRLVPVVSPLTGRWGIGLRGATAADVRVLDGGCGSGRFLMRLRDLGLLDLTGVDPYAAFDAIGRNGKSGSLRLLRERIEDLRETFDTIMFNHTLEHEEDPRAELTAAKDRLSARGRIVVRVPVLGYAWRRYGRCWAQLDAPRHFTLFSKRGLLDCAARAGLSIESTTYDSSAYQFWASEGYMRGRSPRAEAGMLTLRWLIRWVGRIPWNVRAWLLNVRHDGDQAAFVLRPAPR
- a CDS encoding class I SAM-dependent methyltransferase, which gives rise to MNASLARFFRALPSPVQGFIRSLIEIWPGVLTYHQDGLATRHSSDFLAEARFRRAYAAGAATKSWGEVDVQWRAYVCCWAASHAARLEGDFVECGVNRGANARAIVDYLDFARLPKTFYLLDLFADSDPSGSGDDLYEDVIRTFRDFPNVRLVRGRIPGTLPMVTPAKVCFLAIDMNDAGPEIAAAEHFWDILVPGAIIVLDDYGDRLFWRQKVAFDHFAQRVGVEVLSLPTGQGLILKPG
- a CDS encoding alpha-(1->3)-arabinofuranosyltransferase family protein encodes the protein MILRRITAMGAERLYAGLAVVAIFAVAFHWWRPGYTISGGDSVYPPDPFHQLLVSFSAWNHSPSILGSASGGSASAPFLLVLGVLRLMFGSSLAQIIALSLLQTGAWLGMQAFLRQLRASAGAAAIGATFYVFNQWSIQFFGFNYALEILMILLPIAGVLALRFNPPRARVLSFCFVLLVAIPCAPLGVNPALILLALFGFASLAGLAFLLSLHRREFTRWMLGTLGLSLVAAAWWLLPICWQYLDSLHTFVLSPSAWSWVIARSSILNNLRWTPMWQWRSGYTPYAPVVDGSPLLYAAEFASIAALCLALAFSTGEQRRILRYSALMVAAAIIISKGLHPPATWFNELLYKVPGMFLFREPTSKAPLIGLIFASVGLALCYDVVAARIRRAAGRLVLATALIVPLILSAYPAVTRDRDATDDIRSHYTRVPGYWLDAIDYLNAQPDFAGILMLPPVSYYQVNYGWFYGSDGITTALLNKPIDRLVSQDLYSISPQRLALNSRIRTALFSGSPLLGRMLGDMGIGYVLYRGDVVGDPRDLVSRDALRSELGRAEERRFGPLAVFTFPHRPRVNMSARWIEQTGRSLEAGDELELRALEETLPRLSASASTPLWSPALVESIDDSASSDRLVSVHNSVTGRLTGTRTRLAASFLGSDFARREVVVSRLKPLAWSHAIGCVAVFQALHDLDADVRSYRVFNASFYPIKTTLAILVRPQADRVYALRYGDGRASRALAASRFPVWLEFQSVRIQPGETSLVLGSEPGRGGERLPAYEGGENLGAVHVACPQFFVRLPRPDTGSIAFDPKHPLVSLGGIPLALTLADEPWVSISAREDPNARVNYGVVWLVEVRSKRYTVYQRTNVSVTPASTVDAIEATLAQAGVKVTANDFAAIRVLGVQVVASAWEWQPKGTIAFSNVRIGWTDRGAASARGGGLKLIARVDGRRIEADDAAGSVVQSVVQGSISGDVAASIERVARSLSVAALGRVLVRESLDAPVASVEQEGLLVVHVPADGPRLITLTDQYDPAWTGIAWRGLRPSLLPHMSADRWRNAFIAPPGSAVMLFFLGVPLQYVSLLAAAALIAALGLRLRRRP